Proteins encoded together in one Papaver somniferum cultivar HN1 unplaced genomic scaffold, ASM357369v1 unplaced-scaffold_21, whole genome shotgun sequence window:
- the LOC113340177 gene encoding eukaryotic translation initiation factor 3 subunit G-like — MSTDTMQRSGSVRWGDLEEDDGQDLDLPLPPPAVSGPHSNLIKKTIERRSWTKFGDAVHEDVGAGLTTVSTEEVRLERPRPPGSKDDTWVLGDPLARGTSRPGTYIPPGQRDGARQVGSQMRPRRKEENSVRVTNLSENTREPDLLELFRRFGAVSRVYIPVDRRTGKSRGFAFVNFVNKVDAERAINVLNGYGYDNLILGVGWATPREN; from the coding sequence ATGAGCACAGATACTATGCAAAGATCAGGTTCAGTTCGTTGGGGAGatttagaagaagatgatggacAAGATCTTGATTTACCTTTACCACCACCAGCGGTAAGCGGACCACATAGTAATCTTATTAAGAAAACTATTGAACGTCGTTCGTGGACTAAGTTTGGTGATGCTGTTCATGAAGATGTTGGTGCTGGACTTACCACGGTTTCTACTGAAGAAGTTCGTCTTGAAAGGCCTCGACCTCCTGGTAGCAAGGATGACACCTGGGTTCTTGGAGATCCATTGGCACGTGGCACTTCCAGGCCAGGAACCTACATTCCTCCTGGCCAGAGAGATGGCGCGAGACAAGTTGGATCACAGATGAGACCACGGAGGAAAGAAGAAAACTCTGTTCGCGTCACAAACCTCTCAGAAAATACTCGCGAGCCTGACTTGCTTGAGCTGTTCCGCAGATTTGGTGCTGTCAGCCGTGTTTATATTCCTGTCGACCGGAGGACTGGCAAGAGCCGAGGATTTGCTTTTGTGAACTTTGTGAACAAGGTAGATGCTGAGAGGGCCATTAACGTGCTAAATGGGTACGGTTATGATAATCTCATCCTCGGAGTCGGATGGGCGACTCCTAGGGAAAATTAG
- the LOC113339552 gene encoding aspartic proteinase CDR1-like, producing MNLDDVCIPVVYNYTGLYVAKVGLGTFRGRPIPFMDYHLMINTSSEQTWLQCEGTTKTFNQDMPLYPWSLSTTYRLVPCNTHPLCMGDKCNADGQCTYSVLYASGSVTSGIVATEKVALGYDTGGLENIELHIGCGFVQENFERYLGNNHLYGKHNLIAGILGLGSGEWSFINQLGAAGQGKFSYCFEAINWKLEGSNTYLRFGTDAKIGGAFQKVHTTPIVVTLFLTTLYYLNLEDISVGNKRVGFPRGIFKVNDRKEGGTVIDSGSGMSVLHKDHFERVADLVKAHFNGLGVEYIGSDNRFDVYFRLRGKFNISNYPSITLYFQQADYVIQNYKANLLMLSVEIVCFANVKGSMTSGPSFNLGTFQQANKHILYNLNDRSLSSVT from the coding sequence ATGAATCTGGATGATGTATGTATTCCTGTAGTTTACAACTACACTGGGTTATACGTTGCAAAGGTTGGTTTGGGTACGTTTCGTGGTAGACCGATACCATTCATGGACTACCATTTGATGATTAATACAAGTAGTGAACAAACATGGCTTCAATGTGAAGGTACCACAAAAACTTTCAATCAAGATATGCCACTTTATCCTTGGAGTTTGTCAACTACATATCGTCTAGTTCCTTGTAATACACATCCTCTTTGCATGGGAGATAAGTGCAATGCTGATGGCCAATGCACTTATTCAGTGCTTTATGCGTCTGGATCAGTTACATCTGGTATTGTTGCTACAGAAAAAGTCGCTCTTGGTTATGATACTGGTGGCCTTGAAAATATTGAATTACATATAGGTTGTGGTTTTGTCCAAGAGAATTTCGAACGTTATTTAGGAAATAATCATTTATATGGAAAACATAATCTTATTGCAGGAATACTTGGTTTAGGATCCGGAGAATGGTCTTTTATAAATCAGTTAGGTGCTGCTGGACAAGGTAAATTTTCCTACTGCTTTGAAGCTATTAATTGGAAACTTGAGGGATCGAATACATATTTAAGGTTTGGTACAGATGCGAAAATTGGAGGTGCATTTCAAAAAGTACATACAACTCCCATCGTAGTGACTTTGTTTCTGACGACGCTCTATTACTTAAATCTAGAAGATATTAGTGTAGGTAATAAAAGAGTAGGATTTCCTAGAGGTATTTTCAAAGTTAACGATCGAAAAGAAGGTGGTACTGTCATAGATTCTGGTAGTGGAATGTCCGTATTGCATAAAGATCATTTTGAGAGAGTTGCAGATTTGGTGAAGGCACATTTTAACGGACTTGGAGTTGAGTATATTGGTTCAGACAATAGATTTGATGTTTATTTTCGTCTACGTGGAAAATTTAATATTAGTAACTATCCTTCTATTACACTATATTTTCAGCAAGCGGATTATGTTATTCAAAATTATAAAGCTAATCTCCTGATGTTATCGGTTGAAATTGTTTGTTTTGCCAATGTCAAAGGGAGTATGACTAGTGGGCCATCTTTTAATTTAGGAACatttcaacaagctaataaacaTATTTTATATAACCTTAATGATCGCTCACTCTCGTCCGTTACATAA
- the LOC113340176 gene encoding endoglucanase 1-like: protein MTSLARISPVQLISISILVVVLFSCHCRALDSNNYAEALEKSIMFFEGQRSGKLPPNQRVTWRGDSGLKDGSTENVDLSGGYYDAGDNVKFGLPLAFTTTMLAWSVVEFGRNMKHQAAHARDAIRWSTDYLLKAATAKPDTLYVQVGDPNADHECWQRPEDLDSSRNVYKVSTKNPGSDIAGETAAALAAASVVFKRSDRPYSTKLLQTAIKVFDFADQHRGSYSDSLSSVVCPFYCSYSGYNDELLWAAAWLYRATKDDKYLNYIKTNGHTDGGDDDDFSFSWDDKRVGTKVLLSKFYLQKKVQDLQSYKNHADNYFCSLLPGSPTFSTKYTPGGLLFKQGECNMQYVTSTAFLLVTYAKYLQSSGESVSCGSKGFAAKDLIALAKKQVDYILGDNPSKMSYMVGFGEKYPQKVHHRGSSIPSIRQQPSQIACKDGFQHLNSGSPNPNILVGAIMGGPDQGDSFNDDRNNHEQSEPATYFNAPFVGAVAYFAGSPPTSTS from the exons ATGACTAGTTTGGCTAGAATTTCCCCAGTGCAGCTtatttctatatccattttggtcgTAGTTCTTTTTTCATGTCATTGCCGTGCTTTAGATTCTAACAATTATGCTGAGGCACTCGAGAAATCCATTATGTTCTTCGAAGGGCAACGATCAGGAAAACTACCACCTAATCAACGAGTTACATGGCGAGGCGACTCTGGATTGAAAGACGGGTCTACTGAAAAT GTGGATCTCTCTGGAGGATATTATGATGCAGGAGACAATGTGAAATTTGGTCTTCCTTTGGCGTTTACAACGACAATGTTGGCTTGGAGTGTTGTTGAATTTGGTCGAAATATGAAACACCAAGCTGCGCATGCCAGAGACGCTATCCGTTGGAGCACTGATTATTTATTAAAGGCAGCAACAGCTAAACCTGATACATTATACGTCCAA gTGGGAGATCCTAACGCAGATCACGAATGCTGGCAAAGGCCTGAAGATTTGGATTCCTCCCGGAATGTGTACAAGGTGTCTACAAAAAATCCAGGTTCTGATATCGCGGGAGAGACTGCTGCCGCATTGGCTGCTGCTTCAGTTGTGTTTAAAAGATCTGATCGTCCATACTCCACCAAGTTACTTCAAACAGCCATTAAA GTATTTGATTTCGCGGACCAGCATAGAGGCTCTTATAGTGATTCTCTCAGTTCGGTTGTTTGCCCATTTTACTGTTCTTATTCTGGATACAAT GATGAACTTCTATGGGCAGCAGCATGGCTATATAGAGCGACCAAAGACGATAAGTACCTGAACTACATTAAAACCAACGGCCATACTGATGGTGGAGACGATGATGACTTCTCTTTCAGTTGGGATGATAAACGAGTTGGCACAAAAGTTCTTCTGTCCAAG TTCTACTTACAAAAGAAAGTTCAAGACTTGCAGTCCTATAAAAACCATGCTGACAACTACTTCTGCTCTCTCCTCCCTGGATCACCTACATTTAGTACCAAATATACGCCAG GAGGACTTCTCTTCAAACAAGGTGAATGTAATATGCAGTACGTGACTAGCACAGCTTTCCTCCTCGTGACATACGCAAAGTACTTACAGTCATCAGGAGAATCGGTGTCGTGTGGATCAAAGGGTTTCGCAGCAAAAGACCTAATTGCATTAGCAAAGAAACAAGTAGATTATATTTTAGGTGATAATCCTTCGAAAATGTCATACATGGTGGGATTCGGAGAGAAATATCCACAAAAAGTTCATCAtagaggttcttctataccaTCTATACGCCAACAACCTAGTCAGATAGCTTGTAAAGATGGATTTCAACATCTTAATTCAGGATCTCCGAACCCGAACATACTTGTTGGAGCCATTATGGGTGGTCCTGATCAAGGCGACAGCTTCAATGATGATCGAAATAACCACGAGCAATCTGAACCAGCTACTTACTTTAATGCACCATTTGTTGGTGCTGTTGCATACTTCGCAGGATCACCACCAACATCAACCAGCTGA